The Pandoraea vervacti genome window below encodes:
- a CDS encoding ACT domain-containing protein → MKPTLINPVRELPKLLRFMRPELSSKRYAFASLPPEADLSTVSPLCCFAEQEGVSVIVEYAQAIAANIPCHRQIYRMIVLTVYSDLNSVGFLAAISQALANEDVPCNVVSAHFHDYLFVPDELANNAIQCLENLSKSIRFADT, encoded by the coding sequence ATGAAACCCACGCTGATCAACCCAGTGCGTGAATTGCCAAAGCTGCTTCGATTTATGCGACCGGAACTGTCGAGCAAACGATACGCATTCGCGTCGTTGCCGCCCGAAGCTGACCTGTCCACGGTCTCGCCGCTATGCTGCTTTGCAGAACAGGAGGGTGTCTCCGTCATCGTCGAGTATGCTCAGGCCATCGCAGCTAATATCCCGTGTCATCGTCAGATTTACAGGATGATCGTGCTCACAGTCTATTCAGACCTTAATTCTGTGGGATTTCTCGCGGCAATATCTCAAGCACTCGCGAACGAAGACGTTCCATGCAATGTCGTGTCAGCTCACTTCCACGATTACCTTTTCGTTCCCGATGAACTCGCGAACAACGCCATCCAATGTCTTGAGAACTTGTCAAAGAGTATTCGTTTCGCTGATACGTGA